From one Mycolicibacterium sp. HK-90 genomic stretch:
- a CDS encoding SDR family oxidoreductase, which translates to MNAIDPDQLSTCLRVLSEVDKLPPEHPDAVAVRQATAKMFKSLKKARRAAAREAVAAADRAVIAATATGAPGRIDDETQGLPLVSTAVGASAGTLLRSRACYICKNHHTVVDAFYHQLCPDCAVLNRAKRDARTDLTGRRALLTGGRAKIGMYIALRLLRDGAHTTITTRFPNDAVRRFAAMEDSADWLHRLRVVGIDLRDPAQVVALADEVAAQGPLDILINNAAQTVRRPPGSYAALVEAERTPPPALVDVVTFDHVSDAHPHALAGSLGEHPTAHALTELALTARSASPERISAGTAIDAGGLLPDTAPVNSWTQRVHEVDAMELLEVQLCNQTAPFILVSRLRPALAASSARRKYVVNVSAMEGQFSRGYKGPGHPHTNMAKAALNMLTRTSAGEMLEQDGILMTAVDTGWITDERPHPTKLRLAEEGFHAPLDLVDGAARVYDPIVRGELGEDLFGCFLKDYSKSNW; encoded by the coding sequence GTGAACGCGATCGACCCCGACCAGCTCAGCACGTGCCTGCGGGTGCTGTCCGAGGTGGACAAGCTGCCTCCCGAGCATCCCGACGCTGTTGCTGTGCGCCAGGCGACCGCGAAGATGTTCAAGTCTCTGAAGAAGGCTCGCCGGGCCGCCGCACGCGAGGCGGTTGCGGCGGCGGACCGCGCTGTCATCGCCGCCACCGCCACCGGTGCGCCCGGACGGATCGACGACGAAACGCAGGGGTTACCGCTGGTGTCCACCGCGGTCGGGGCCAGCGCGGGCACGCTGCTGCGTTCGCGGGCCTGCTACATCTGCAAGAACCACCACACCGTGGTCGACGCCTTCTACCACCAGCTTTGTCCGGACTGCGCCGTGCTCAACCGGGCCAAGCGCGATGCCCGCACCGACCTGACCGGGCGCCGGGCCCTGCTCACCGGCGGGCGCGCCAAGATCGGCATGTACATCGCGCTGCGGCTGTTGCGTGATGGCGCGCACACCACGATCACCACCCGGTTTCCCAACGACGCGGTGCGCCGCTTCGCCGCGATGGAGGACAGTGCCGACTGGTTGCACCGGCTCCGGGTGGTGGGGATCGACCTGCGGGATCCCGCCCAGGTGGTTGCCCTGGCCGACGAGGTGGCCGCGCAGGGGCCGCTGGACATCCTGATCAACAACGCCGCGCAGACGGTGCGTCGTCCGCCGGGCTCGTATGCGGCGCTGGTCGAGGCCGAGCGCACCCCACCGCCGGCATTGGTTGATGTGGTCACCTTCGACCACGTCAGTGACGCGCACCCGCATGCGCTGGCCGGGAGCCTCGGCGAGCACCCCACCGCGCACGCTCTCACCGAACTGGCCTTGACCGCCCGCAGCGCGTCGCCCGAGCGGATCTCCGCCGGGACTGCCATCGACGCGGGCGGGCTGCTGCCCGACACCGCGCCGGTGAACAGTTGGACCCAGCGCGTGCACGAGGTCGACGCGATGGAACTCCTCGAAGTGCAGCTGTGCAACCAGACCGCGCCGTTCATTCTGGTGAGCCGGCTGCGCCCGGCGCTCGCCGCCTCGTCGGCCCGGCGCAAGTACGTGGTGAACGTGTCAGCGATGGAAGGCCAGTTCAGCCGCGGCTACAAGGGACCCGGACATCCCCACACCAACATGGCCAAGGCCGCGCTGAACATGCTGACCCGCACGAGTGCGGGGGAGATGCTGGAGCAGGACGGCATTCTCATGACCGCCGTCGATACCGGGTGGATCACCGACGAACGCCCGCACCCGACGAAGCTGCGCCTGGCCGAGGAAGGCTTCCACGCCCCGCTGGATCTGGTGGATGGGGCTGCGCGCGTGTATGACCCGATCGTGCGCGGGGAGTTGGGCGAGGATCTTTTTGGGTGTTTCTTGAAGGATTACTCGAAGAGCAATTGGTAG
- a CDS encoding DUF2786 domain-containing protein, which produces MSRRNRQKRAAKHKDRRRATSHQQRSSADPRYDRVALLDRLTAALYHSALCLDHDAEFHAAELLDEFPGRARDLDLAADGTVAGAISRAWQVGWSPNDLHEFARRRLDAAATDYLAEAVVRESRHYPVATLHPRWRAELAALPAEIDYGTPQMRQWADTNAVNHHAALTVVLKVLRLLGILPNLEPLLPLPGAHQHSSVPVNTADAKALSRVRGLLAKAEATTFPEEAEALSAKAQELMSRYSLQHAIRDHERGRAAEAIARRIWIDGPYVGAKAALVQSVATANRCQMVCAEKLGFVAVIGADCDLEFVELLSTSLLVQANRAMLAAGRTTNGGQTRTRSFRQSFLLSYAARIGERLTATSTTVATEVDRGSLLPVLAALSQATDDLTNQLFPATIPRTMSASSGAGWSAGRFAADLAHLDVRRPIAG; this is translated from the coding sequence ATGAGCCGCCGCAACCGCCAGAAGCGCGCCGCCAAGCACAAGGACCGCCGCCGCGCAACGTCCCACCAGCAACGCTCGAGCGCCGATCCCAGGTATGACCGGGTCGCCCTCCTCGACCGCCTCACCGCAGCGCTGTACCACTCCGCACTGTGTCTCGACCACGACGCGGAATTCCACGCCGCCGAGCTGCTCGACGAGTTCCCCGGCCGGGCACGCGATCTCGACCTTGCCGCCGACGGCACCGTGGCCGGGGCCATCAGCAGAGCGTGGCAGGTGGGTTGGTCGCCGAATGACCTGCACGAGTTCGCTCGTCGCCGCCTCGACGCAGCCGCGACCGACTACCTGGCCGAGGCCGTCGTTCGCGAGTCCCGGCACTATCCCGTCGCCACACTGCATCCGCGATGGCGCGCCGAGCTCGCCGCGTTGCCCGCCGAGATCGATTACGGCACTCCGCAGATGAGGCAGTGGGCTGACACGAATGCCGTCAACCATCATGCAGCGTTGACGGTCGTGTTGAAGGTGCTGCGGCTGCTGGGAATTCTTCCGAACCTCGAGCCGTTGCTGCCGTTGCCCGGCGCGCACCAGCATTCGTCGGTCCCGGTGAACACGGCCGATGCAAAAGCACTGAGCAGGGTGCGTGGGCTACTGGCCAAGGCAGAGGCCACCACGTTTCCCGAAGAAGCGGAAGCGCTTTCGGCCAAGGCGCAAGAACTGATGAGCAGATATTCGCTGCAGCACGCGATCCGCGATCACGAGCGTGGCCGCGCAGCCGAGGCGATCGCCCGGCGGATCTGGATCGACGGTCCCTATGTCGGCGCCAAGGCAGCACTGGTGCAGTCCGTGGCAACGGCCAACCGGTGTCAGATGGTGTGCGCGGAGAAGCTCGGGTTCGTCGCCGTCATCGGCGCCGATTGTGATCTGGAATTCGTTGAGCTGCTTTCTACTTCACTATTGGTCCAGGCCAACCGGGCGATGCTGGCGGCGGGCCGCACAACCAACGGCGGCCAGACCCGGACGCGCTCGTTTCGCCAATCATTTCTTCTCTCGTACGCCGCGCGCATTGGTGAACGCCTCACCGCCACCTCCACGACAGTGGCTACCGAGGTGGACCGCGGCTCGCTGCTCCCAGTGCTGGCAGCCCTCAGCCAGGCAACCGACGACCTCACCAACCAGCTCTTCCCAGCGACCATTCCACGCACGATGTCGGCGTCCAGCGGCGCCGGATGGTCGGCCGGACGCTTCGCGGCCGACCTCGCGCACCTGGATGTGCGTCGACCGATCGCAGGGTGA
- a CDS encoding TetR/AcrR family transcriptional regulator has protein sequence MPTSARSYHHGDLPSALVRAALELLEEGGATELSLRAAARRAGVSTAAPYRHFADRDALLSAVAAVGYRDLAEQLQAANPSPKTPDDLADIAIAYVNFALSRPGLFRAMFAEPCDPTSPERVAAVESISAYLRSIVEQALPTSDPDAMAKAVWALVHGLAFLHLDGKFDASSPDTVAATVRAAVSAALGQFS, from the coding sequence ATGCCCACGTCAGCCCGGTCTTATCACCACGGCGACCTGCCCAGCGCACTCGTGCGGGCCGCGCTGGAACTGCTCGAAGAGGGTGGTGCGACCGAACTGTCGCTGCGCGCGGCGGCACGGCGCGCGGGCGTCTCGACCGCGGCGCCCTACCGGCATTTCGCCGACCGCGACGCGCTCTTGTCCGCGGTCGCGGCGGTGGGCTACCGGGATCTGGCCGAACAGCTACAGGCGGCGAATCCGTCGCCGAAAACTCCCGACGATCTCGCCGACATCGCCATCGCCTACGTGAACTTTGCGCTGAGCCGTCCGGGCCTGTTCCGGGCCATGTTCGCCGAGCCGTGCGACCCGACCAGCCCCGAGAGGGTTGCCGCGGTGGAATCCATCAGCGCGTACCTCAGATCGATTGTGGAGCAAGCCCTTCCCACGTCAGACCCGGACGCGATGGCCAAAGCGGTGTGGGCGCTGGTCCACGGCCTGGCGTTCTTGCACCTCGACGGCAAGTTCGACGCGTCGTCCCCCGACACCGTCGCCGCCACGGTCCGCGCGGCGGTGTCCGCAGCGCTCGGGCAGTTCAGCTGA
- a CDS encoding NADH:flavin oxidoreductase/NADH oxidase family protein gives MSTTSTDLFAPLALKSGAVLRNRIAKAAMEEGMAGAAQLPDERLAALYRRWGAGGTGVLITGNVMVHAEAMTGPGGVVLDADSSIEPFAEWARAGKAGGSAMWMQISHPGRQVQAGMPGVVWGPSDVAVDVGRHSKRFGKPVAMTAEQIGDTITRFATTARRAEQAGFDGVEVHAAHGYLLSQFLSPLVNTRTDEWGGSLENRARLLLAIVRAIRAEVSPGFSVAVKLNSADFQRGGFDADDARKVIDMLAPLGVDLVELSGGSYESPAMTGRPADDRTAAREAYFLELAAELAASSPIPLMLTGGITRRETAEQVLASGVAVVGMATALAATPDLPSRWLRGLEATRSLKPVTWRDKPLASLASMAMVRFQMRRLGAGKQPALGVGPAFALVADQLVSRRALRRYSRWLASRPRVGTRTSV, from the coding sequence ATGTCGACTACGTCGACCGATTTGTTCGCGCCTCTGGCGCTGAAGTCCGGCGCGGTCTTGCGCAATCGGATAGCCAAGGCGGCGATGGAAGAGGGCATGGCCGGGGCCGCGCAGCTGCCCGACGAGCGCCTGGCCGCGCTGTACCGGCGCTGGGGCGCCGGCGGAACCGGCGTGCTCATCACCGGCAACGTCATGGTGCATGCCGAGGCCATGACCGGGCCGGGTGGCGTGGTGCTGGACGCGGACTCGTCGATCGAGCCCTTCGCCGAATGGGCGCGGGCCGGTAAGGCCGGCGGTTCGGCCATGTGGATGCAGATCAGCCACCCCGGTCGCCAGGTTCAGGCCGGCATGCCCGGTGTGGTGTGGGGACCCTCGGACGTCGCGGTCGATGTGGGTCGGCATTCGAAGCGATTCGGTAAGCCCGTCGCGATGACGGCCGAGCAGATCGGCGACACCATCACCCGCTTCGCCACCACCGCGCGGCGCGCCGAGCAGGCCGGCTTCGACGGTGTCGAGGTCCATGCCGCCCACGGATATCTCTTGTCGCAGTTCCTTTCTCCGCTCGTCAACACGCGCACCGACGAGTGGGGTGGCTCGCTGGAGAACCGGGCCCGGCTGCTCCTGGCGATCGTGCGCGCCATCCGCGCCGAGGTGTCACCTGGATTTTCCGTTGCGGTGAAACTGAATTCAGCGGACTTCCAGCGTGGTGGCTTCGACGCCGACGATGCGCGCAAGGTGATCGACATGCTCGCGCCACTCGGCGTCGATCTGGTCGAGTTGTCCGGCGGCAGTTATGAAAGCCCGGCCATGACCGGCCGTCCGGCCGATGACCGCACCGCGGCCCGCGAGGCGTACTTCCTGGAACTGGCGGCCGAGCTAGCCGCGAGCAGCCCGATTCCGCTCATGCTGACCGGCGGGATCACCCGCCGCGAGACTGCCGAGCAGGTGCTGGCCAGTGGTGTCGCCGTCGTCGGCATGGCGACCGCGCTGGCGGCCACGCCGGATCTGCCGTCGCGATGGCTTCGGGGACTGGAGGCGACCAGAAGTTTGAAACCCGTGACGTGGCGTGACAAGCCGCTGGCGTCGCTGGCCAGCATGGCGATGGTGCGGTTCCAGATGCGTCGGCTCGGTGCGGGGAAGCAGCCTGCACTCGGTGTCGGACCCGCGTTCGCGCTGGTCGCCGATCAGCTGGTGTCGCGGCGGGCCCTGCGTCGGTACTCCCGATGGCTGGCATCGCGGCCGCGGGTGGGTACTCGTACTTCGGTTTAA
- a CDS encoding type 1 glutamine amidotransferase domain-containing protein, translated as MTKVLMVISAADRWTLNDGTEHPSGYWAEEVGRPHQIFTEAGWQITVATPGGKAPTLDQLSLGISGGMPWKRREVKTYLDSIANVLAHPVSLDSVNADDYDVVFYPGGHGPMEDLAYDPVSGALLAHRLESGKPLALLCHAPAAILAASGPDGVSPFAGRRMTGLSNREELLNSFGRKAPWLLEDKLKEAGVDYSKALLPLRPHVVVDGNLYTGQNPQSSEKLAERLVADVKAGV; from the coding sequence ATGACGAAAGTGCTGATGGTGATCTCGGCGGCCGACCGCTGGACACTCAACGACGGGACGGAACATCCGTCCGGGTACTGGGCCGAGGAGGTCGGGCGGCCGCACCAGATCTTCACCGAGGCCGGATGGCAGATCACGGTCGCGACGCCGGGTGGCAAGGCGCCGACGCTCGATCAGCTCAGCCTCGGGATCTCCGGCGGCATGCCGTGGAAGCGCAGAGAGGTGAAGACCTACCTCGACAGCATCGCGAATGTGCTGGCCCATCCGGTTTCGCTCGACTCCGTGAACGCCGACGACTACGACGTGGTGTTTTACCCCGGCGGGCACGGACCGATGGAAGACCTCGCCTACGACCCGGTCTCGGGCGCGCTACTGGCTCATCGGTTGGAGTCCGGCAAGCCGCTGGCGCTGCTGTGCCACGCGCCGGCGGCGATCCTGGCTGCTAGTGGGCCGGACGGAGTGTCACCTTTCGCCGGTCGGCGGATGACCGGCTTGTCCAACCGCGAGGAGTTGTTGAACAGCTTCGGGCGCAAGGCGCCATGGCTGTTGGAGGACAAGCTGAAAGAGGCCGGCGTGGACTACTCGAAGGCGCTGCTGCCGCTGCGTCCCCATGTGGTGGTTGACGGGAATCTCTATACCGGGCAGAACCCGCAGTCCTCGGAGAAGTTGGCCGAGCGTTTGGTGGCTGACGTGAAGGCGGGGGTCTGA
- a CDS encoding acetoacetate decarboxylase family protein, which produces MSFVEVDLGGRLVTVPKGGLYDRFRMRTDLDEVARDPRVSSVDFFRKLPKTEVNSAIGPTLTPNFYYRISTARLVMLARSRDIRSRLPKALAPLEVAPGLGVVSVMFFRYDVCDIDFYTEAAVGVAVRPARHGKAGFADLASSLANDHLRSYVLSLPVSTEIAQVRGHDGYGFPKWLTELDVSIDADQTVARVANDSGGVDLALSAATPHQAKYQTGERVSTLTSYTSLGGAWHSTLSQTNVLSAGTARLSRGVGLQVGQGRMADDLRALKPIRTIQFDVVTEGQLALHMPVPVSVRD; this is translated from the coding sequence ATGTCGTTCGTTGAGGTCGACCTCGGCGGGCGCCTGGTCACGGTGCCGAAAGGCGGTCTGTACGACCGGTTTCGGATGCGCACCGATCTCGACGAGGTTGCGCGCGATCCCCGGGTGTCCAGTGTCGACTTCTTCCGGAAGCTGCCCAAGACCGAGGTCAACTCGGCGATCGGCCCGACGCTGACGCCGAACTTCTACTACCGCATCTCCACTGCCCGGCTCGTCATGCTGGCTCGATCCCGTGACATCCGTTCGCGGCTGCCGAAAGCGCTTGCGCCGCTGGAGGTTGCACCCGGACTAGGGGTCGTCTCGGTGATGTTCTTCCGGTACGACGTGTGCGACATCGATTTCTATACGGAGGCCGCCGTCGGTGTTGCGGTGCGGCCGGCGCGACACGGCAAGGCTGGCTTCGCCGATCTGGCGAGCAGCCTGGCCAACGATCACCTGCGTTCCTATGTGCTGTCCCTGCCGGTGAGCACCGAGATCGCCCAGGTCCGTGGGCATGACGGGTACGGCTTCCCCAAGTGGCTGACGGAGCTTGATGTCTCGATCGACGCGGATCAGACTGTCGCGCGCGTTGCGAACGATTCCGGCGGAGTGGACCTGGCACTCTCTGCTGCCACCCCGCATCAGGCGAAGTATCAGACGGGGGAGCGGGTTTCGACGCTCACGTCGTACACGTCATTGGGTGGTGCTTGGCATTCCACGCTGAGTCAGACGAATGTGTTGTCCGCGGGAACGGCGCGGCTTTCTCGGGGTGTGGGCCTGCAGGTCGGGCAGGGACGGATGGCTGATGACCTGCGGGCGCTGAAACCCATCAGGACCATTCAGTTTGACGTCGTCACCGAAGGTCAACTTGCGCTGCACATGCCGGTGCCGGTGTCGGTGCGGGATTGA
- a CDS encoding DUF3427 domain-containing protein, producing MDAGLYESLLTDRLNAALAEHDDQQPLFSVVDEAEQAVTIARHLVPIIERQLKVAGNAEARARLLRNLLDVLGDVDAVQENLFQDDPTKIHRLDAVSLKSLGARQLPRPATPLSDAALMTNARNEPTLAAELRAELASADHVDLLCAFVKWQGLRLLERELTELRERGIPLRVITTTYLGATDARALDALVNEFGAEVRINYETDRTRLHAKAWLLRRNTGFHTAYVGSSNLSHAALVDGLEWNVRLSAISTPHLLEKFRATFDSYWENREFEPYRPSDDGDKLRGALEIASGKKQRDSLTITLSGLEVTAKPYQAELLEQLDAERVLHDRHRNLIVAATGTGKTVIAALDYRRLVREVHGRDLTLLFVAHRKEILQQARRMYQEVLADPLFGELLVDGDQPIRWRHVFASIQSLTAGRLSTIEPDRFNIVVIDEFHHAQAASYRRLLDHIAPMELLGLTATPERGDGIDVRSFFGGRVAAELRLWDALEQNLLCPFHYFGIHDGTDLETLQWKRGGYDLTELSAVYTGNDARTRIVLDQLQDKVADVGSMRALGFCVSVDHARYMADQFVAAGIPARAVVGLDDSTERRAALAALRNRAINVLFTVDLFNEGLDIPLVDTVLFLRPTESATVFLQQLGRGLRLAPGKSVLTALDFVGHQRKEFRFDQRFRALTGLGRKQLEKQVKEGFPFLPSGSQIVLDEVARELVLENVRQQTSPKKAALVSEIRAHTDDRLASYLDESGRGLEDILRPDRSWTTLCRDAGKLGENAGPREAELIKRVKALAHVDDRRRWKAYSALLQNYRAEEGVTEERLEAMLFYSLFPNGGGFSSATEGIEALRGEAVVDEMRQVIDIAFDGAHRSTYGLWNLEAEFADVPLALHASYSREEILAGLGFASQKRTPSTMREGVAWCPAVNSDAFLITLKKSDTDYSPTTMYRDFALSPELFHWESQSTTSSASPTGQRYIHHRERGSHILLFVRETKTNAFGAAPYVFLGPGEYVSHEGDRPMAITWRLHRAMPTEVYLGARVAVA from the coding sequence GTGGACGCCGGACTATATGAATCTCTCCTCACAGATCGGCTCAATGCTGCCCTGGCGGAGCACGACGACCAACAACCTCTGTTCAGCGTGGTCGACGAGGCGGAGCAGGCTGTCACAATTGCCCGTCACCTGGTCCCAATCATCGAACGTCAGCTCAAGGTCGCCGGCAATGCCGAAGCGCGTGCCCGGCTGTTGCGCAACCTGCTCGATGTTTTGGGCGATGTCGACGCTGTGCAGGAGAACCTGTTCCAGGACGATCCCACCAAGATTCATCGCCTCGACGCGGTGAGCCTGAAAAGCTTGGGAGCCCGCCAGCTTCCACGCCCAGCAACACCACTATCGGATGCGGCGCTGATGACCAATGCTCGCAATGAGCCGACGCTCGCGGCGGAGTTGCGGGCTGAACTCGCCAGCGCCGACCACGTCGATCTGCTGTGTGCGTTCGTGAAGTGGCAGGGTCTGCGGTTGCTCGAACGCGAGCTCACCGAACTGCGTGAACGTGGGATTCCGCTCCGGGTCATCACCACGACCTACCTTGGTGCTACCGACGCGCGTGCCCTGGACGCCTTGGTGAACGAGTTCGGTGCCGAAGTCCGAATCAATTACGAAACTGACCGCACCCGCTTGCACGCCAAGGCGTGGTTGCTGCGTCGCAACACCGGCTTTCACACCGCCTACGTCGGATCATCCAACTTGTCACACGCAGCTCTGGTCGACGGGCTGGAATGGAACGTGCGCCTATCGGCCATCTCCACCCCGCACCTGCTGGAGAAGTTCCGTGCCACCTTCGACTCCTACTGGGAGAATCGCGAATTCGAGCCGTACCGACCCAGCGACGACGGCGACAAGCTGCGCGGGGCATTGGAGATTGCCTCCGGCAAGAAGCAGCGTGATTCTCTAACGATCACACTGTCTGGTCTCGAGGTCACGGCCAAGCCGTATCAAGCCGAGTTGCTGGAGCAACTCGACGCCGAACGCGTCCTGCACGATCGGCACCGCAACCTCATCGTCGCTGCCACCGGGACCGGCAAGACCGTGATCGCTGCGCTGGACTATCGCCGGTTGGTTCGTGAGGTCCACGGCCGGGATCTGACGCTGCTGTTTGTGGCGCACCGCAAGGAGATCCTGCAGCAGGCGCGGCGGATGTATCAGGAAGTGCTGGCCGATCCGCTGTTCGGTGAGCTGCTGGTCGACGGTGATCAGCCCATCCGCTGGCGCCACGTCTTCGCCAGCATCCAATCCCTCACCGCGGGCAGACTTTCCACGATCGAGCCGGACCGTTTCAACATCGTGGTGATCGACGAATTCCATCACGCACAGGCAGCGTCCTACCGCCGCCTCCTTGACCACATTGCGCCGATGGAACTGCTGGGGCTCACTGCGACCCCGGAACGAGGCGACGGTATCGACGTGCGGTCGTTCTTCGGAGGACGCGTAGCCGCGGAGTTGCGTTTGTGGGATGCGCTCGAACAGAACCTGCTGTGCCCGTTCCACTACTTCGGCATTCACGACGGCACCGACTTGGAGACCTTGCAGTGGAAGCGCGGTGGTTACGACCTGACCGAGTTGAGCGCCGTTTACACCGGCAACGACGCCCGCACCCGCATCGTACTGGACCAGCTGCAGGACAAGGTCGCTGATGTCGGGTCGATGCGGGCGCTGGGATTCTGTGTGAGCGTCGACCATGCCCGATACATGGCTGATCAGTTTGTCGCCGCCGGCATTCCCGCGCGCGCCGTGGTTGGGCTCGACGACAGCACCGAACGACGTGCCGCATTAGCGGCGCTGCGTAATCGGGCGATCAACGTCTTGTTCACGGTTGACCTGTTCAACGAAGGCCTCGACATCCCACTGGTCGACACCGTGCTGTTTCTGCGTCCCACCGAGAGCGCGACGGTATTCCTGCAGCAACTCGGCCGCGGGCTGCGGCTTGCCCCCGGCAAGTCTGTGTTGACGGCGCTCGATTTCGTCGGGCATCAACGCAAGGAGTTCCGCTTCGATCAACGGTTCCGGGCGTTGACGGGGCTGGGGCGCAAGCAACTGGAAAAGCAAGTCAAGGAAGGGTTTCCGTTTCTGCCGTCCGGGAGCCAGATCGTGCTGGACGAGGTGGCGCGCGAGCTGGTACTGGAGAACGTGCGTCAACAGACCTCACCGAAGAAGGCGGCGCTCGTCTCGGAGATCCGGGCGCATACCGACGATCGGTTGGCCTCGTACTTGGATGAGTCCGGGCGTGGGCTCGAAGACATCCTGCGGCCGGATCGGTCATGGACGACGCTGTGCCGCGATGCGGGGAAGCTGGGCGAGAACGCGGGACCGCGAGAGGCCGAGTTGATCAAGCGCGTGAAGGCGCTGGCACACGTGGATGACCGCCGGCGCTGGAAGGCGTACAGCGCGCTCCTGCAGAATTACCGCGCCGAGGAGGGGGTGACTGAAGAGCGGCTCGAAGCCATGCTGTTCTACTCGCTGTTCCCCAATGGTGGTGGATTCAGCAGTGCCACAGAAGGAATCGAGGCGCTTCGGGGCGAAGCCGTGGTTGACGAGATGCGGCAGGTGATCGACATCGCGTTCGACGGCGCACATCGCAGTACCTACGGCTTGTGGAACTTGGAGGCGGAATTCGCCGACGTTCCGCTCGCGCTGCACGCTAGTTACTCGCGTGAAGAGATCCTGGCGGGGCTGGGCTTTGCGTCGCAGAAACGGACACCGAGCACCATGCGGGAGGGCGTGGCGTGGTGCCCGGCCGTCAACTCCGATGCCTTCCTGATCACGCTGAAGAAATCTGACACCGACTACTCGCCGACGACCATGTACCGCGACTTTGCGCTGAGTCCGGAGCTGTTCCACTGGGAGTCACAGTCGACGACCTCGTCGGCCTCGCCGACCGGGCAGCGCTACATCCACCACCGTGAGCGTGGGTCCCACATCCTGCTGTTTGTGCGCGAGACGAAGACCAACGCGTTCGGCGCCGCGCCATACGTCTTCCTTGGCCCGGGCGAGTACGTGTCCCACGAAGGCGATCGGCCGATGGCCATCACCTGGCGCTTGCATCGGGCAATGCCCACCGAGGTGTATTTGGGGGCGCGGGTTGCGGTGGCGTGA